A section of the bacterium genome encodes:
- a CDS encoding BamA/TamA family outer membrane protein, with amino-acid sequence MSGIDSVDTNDLHIEIPPLARSITFQGNTAITTGDLLQASGLKSGQLINGDVLNKAIDAVQAAYQDRGYIAAVTSIDLPKPGQVGTLTMTITELRITAIRFEGLSKVRESAVRRVLTVKTDDLFSREAITRDYVQLQQLGVFAAINSDMEPTQQMGQAILIWKFDEQTQFNYADLGGSYSPQDSLIGSVKLTFGNLGGKAQKLLVSGEMGSVESQAGGRIEYFNPWIAPDNTSLKLDVFSLPYYRFSRDLSGTGRYFERRSGFKAAVSHMPEPSLTLTRGLRFENVVAKNLPTSEMTDPTLQSGSLLLASLKAAQDYRNSSTNPTCGTYTLGFFESGWSDQGTGGDSMIGKLWADRRWYIPLRAQTVKPGAVGEQSVPVLALRAMLAGSAGSLPYYEQYFVGGIGDMPLRGYLEGRYWGKYAMLANAEIRYPFTRDIWGVAFVDTGSAWGSEFQYISGITTQYSQSKHFSPRAGAGFGVRYNSPYGQMSVDFAYGDAFRTYFSVGQLF; translated from the coding sequence GTGTCCGGCATAGATTCAGTCGACACGAATGATCTGCACATAGAGATTCCGCCACTCGCCCGGTCAATCACATTCCAAGGCAATACGGCAATCACTACTGGTGATCTCCTGCAAGCCTCCGGTCTCAAATCAGGGCAGTTGATAAATGGGGATGTGCTCAATAAGGCGATAGATGCGGTCCAGGCGGCCTACCAAGATCGTGGATATATTGCCGCGGTAACGAGCATAGATCTGCCCAAGCCGGGACAGGTCGGCACACTTACTATGACCATCACCGAACTCAGGATCACCGCCATCAGGTTTGAGGGACTCAGCAAGGTCCGTGAGAGTGCAGTCAGGCGCGTGCTCACAGTCAAAACAGATGATCTTTTCAGTCGTGAAGCGATAACGCGCGACTATGTCCAGCTCCAGCAGCTTGGAGTATTCGCGGCGATAAACTCAGATATGGAGCCGACCCAGCAGATGGGGCAGGCGATACTCATATGGAAGTTTGATGAGCAGACCCAGTTCAACTATGCCGACCTCGGGGGCAGCTACAGCCCACAGGACAGCCTGATAGGTTCGGTCAAACTCACATTCGGGAACCTTGGCGGCAAAGCGCAAAAACTCTTGGTCTCTGGTGAGATGGGGAGCGTGGAGTCTCAAGCAGGCGGCCGGATCGAGTATTTCAATCCGTGGATCGCGCCTGATAATACATCTCTCAAGCTGGATGTTTTCAGTTTGCCGTATTACAGATTTTCCAGGGACCTTTCGGGCACGGGACGCTATTTCGAGCGCCGCAGCGGGTTCAAGGCTGCGGTGAGCCATATGCCTGAGCCGTCACTGACCCTAACAAGAGGGCTGAGGTTTGAAAATGTGGTCGCCAAGAACCTGCCTACGAGTGAGATGACCGATCCGACTCTCCAGAGCGGCAGCCTATTGCTCGCGAGTTTGAAGGCAGCGCAAGACTATCGCAACTCGTCGACGAATCCCACATGCGGCACATACACCCTCGGTTTCTTTGAAAGTGGGTGGTCGGACCAGGGCACGGGAGGGGACAGTATGATAGGCAAACTCTGGGCCGACCGCAGGTGGTATATTCCACTGAGGGCTCAGACGGTCAAGCCGGGTGCAGTTGGCGAGCAGAGTGTGCCGGTGCTTGCTTTGAGGGCGATGCTTGCCGGGTCGGCGGGCAGCCTGCCGTATTACGAGCAATACTTCGTTGGTGGGATAGGGGACATGCCTCTCAGGGGCTATCTCGAAGGCCGCTACTGGGGCAAATATGCGATGCTTGCGAATGCAGAGATCAGATATCCGTTCACCAGGGATATATGGGGCGTTGCGTTTGTAGACACGGGGAGTGCCTGGGGCAGTGAGTTTCAGTATATCTCAGGAATAACCACACAATACAGCCAGAGCAAACACTTCTCTCCTCGTGCGGGTGCTGGTTTTGGCGTGCGGTACAATTCCCCATACGGCCAGATGTCTGTCGACTTCGCATATGGCGATGCATTTCGGACATACTTCAGTGTAGGCCAGTTGTTTTAG
- a CDS encoding polyprenyl synthetase family protein, which yields MALDLMEALQARESKVNEFFKQPRFREWFKPKDLEDAVFAYIERSGKRLRPAVLMWACGAVGGDENIALPAAAAVELFHTWTLVHDDVIDNDELRRGGPTVHKLGEIFATSKLGYSEEKAKEYGRDLAILTGDSQHGWNVSLLCECARNGDVDARVILEIIYYLESHVVNTLIEGETLDVQYSRTPIEQLTRDDIVYMLWMKTGVLYEFAAKAGAMIGLNTADINHPTVAALSRFASSCGTAFQLQDDILGLLGKEEKLGKPVGSDVREGKKTTIVFFALKEATNEQRKFLLSVLGKSDASAEDVQKATEMMVQLGGIEKTKELALEHVNKALPELDVLPDTEYKLLLEAWAHYMINRSF from the coding sequence ATGGCTCTCGATCTTATGGAGGCTCTTCAAGCAAGGGAGAGCAAAGTCAATGAATTTTTCAAGCAGCCGCGGTTCCGCGAATGGTTCAAACCAAAAGACCTGGAAGACGCGGTTTTCGCTTATATCGAACGCTCCGGCAAGAGACTGCGGCCCGCTGTGCTTATGTGGGCATGCGGAGCAGTCGGTGGAGATGAAAATATCGCGCTGCCCGCTGCTGCGGCTGTGGAACTGTTTCATACATGGACGCTGGTCCATGACGACGTTATAGACAACGATGAACTGAGGCGCGGTGGACCGACAGTCCACAAACTGGGTGAGATATTCGCCACGAGCAAACTGGGTTACAGCGAGGAAAAAGCAAAAGAATATGGCCGCGACCTGGCTATTCTCACCGGCGACTCTCAGCACGGCTGGAACGTGAGTCTGCTGTGTGAGTGCGCGCGAAATGGTGATGTGGACGCAAGAGTAATACTCGAGATCATCTATTACCTGGAATCGCATGTAGTCAATACGCTCATTGAAGGCGAGACACTGGATGTGCAGTACTCGCGCACCCCGATTGAACAGCTTACTCGTGATGATATCGTCTATATGCTCTGGATGAAGACCGGAGTGCTCTATGAGTTTGCAGCCAAGGCCGGAGCAATGATCGGACTCAACACCGCTGATATCAACCACCCCACCGTCGCGGCGCTTTCCAGGTTCGCATCGAGCTGCGGGACTGCGTTTCAACTCCAGGACGACATTCTCGGCCTGCTCGGAAAAGAAGAAAAACTCGGCAAACCCGTAGGCTCGGATGTGCGCGAGGGCAAAAAGACCACGATAGTTTTCTTTGCCTTAAAAGAAGCGACCAATGAACAGCGCAAGTTTCTGCTCTCGGTGCTCGGTAAATCCGACGCATCCGCTGAGGATGTGCAGAAAGCAACTGAGATGATGGTGCAACTCGGTGGTATCGAGAAAACAAAGGAACTGGCACTTGAACATGTGAACAAGGCGCTGCCTGAACTGGATGTGCTGCCGGATACGGAATATAAGCTGCTTCTGGAGGCATGGGCGCACTATATGATTAACAGGAGTTTCTAG
- a CDS encoding YwbE family protein, translating to MTVEKRSDIKPGMRVQIVEKQNQRTGALTDGVVSRILTNSAVHTRGIKVMLTDGTVGRVMAIMA from the coding sequence ATGACGGTTGAAAAGAGAAGCGACATCAAGCCCGGTATGCGTGTTCAGATTGTAGAGAAGCAGAACCAGCGCACCGGTGCACTCACCGATGGCGTCGTCTCTCGAATTCTCACAAACAGCGCTGTGCATACGCGCGGGATCAAAGTAATGCTGACCGATGGGACGGTCGGTCGGGTGATGGCAATAATGGCTTGA
- a CDS encoding aspartate kinase produces the protein MIVVQKYGGSSVASTEKIAAVAKRVAARAKNAQVVVVVSAMGDTTDELISMAKALSTIPGEREMDKLLATGEQASSALMAIALQELGQKAVSLTGGQAGIITERVQSKARILKIDGKRLKDELNKGNVVVVAGFQGITENASWADITTLGRGGSDTTAVALAAALKADKCEIYTDVDGVFTADPRVVSDAVKLDTISYEEMLELAGQGARVMHNRAVELGQIYEVDILVANSAREVPGTIITKEDPEMEIRNPVRGIAHDTGVTRFTVVAIPDQPGVAAKIFHAPSQANVNVDVIVQNVSTEGHADISFTVSDADYEKTKKALEPVVAELGAKELLADQTLAKISIVGSGIRNHPGYADKMFQALAGEEINILSIATSEIRITCLIEREKVKQAVRALHKVFELEKV, from the coding sequence GTGATTGTCGTTCAGAAATATGGTGGAAGCTCCGTCGCCTCCACCGAAAAGATCGCCGCCGTGGCGAAACGGGTGGCGGCACGCGCAAAGAATGCGCAGGTGGTCGTGGTCGTTTCGGCTATGGGAGACACTACCGATGAATTGATAAGTATGGCCAAAGCATTGTCAACCATACCCGGAGAACGTGAGATGGATAAGCTTCTGGCGACGGGTGAACAGGCATCGAGCGCCTTGATGGCTATTGCGCTCCAAGAGCTTGGGCAAAAAGCAGTCTCGCTCACGGGTGGACAGGCAGGCATCATAACCGAAAGGGTGCAGAGCAAAGCTCGAATACTCAAGATCGACGGCAAGCGCCTCAAAGATGAACTCAACAAGGGTAATGTGGTGGTCGTCGCAGGATTTCAAGGAATCACTGAAAATGCAAGCTGGGCCGACATTACTACACTTGGCCGAGGCGGATCGGATACCACGGCAGTCGCTCTCGCCGCCGCCCTTAAAGCCGATAAATGTGAAATCTACACCGATGTCGATGGGGTTTTTACCGCAGACCCCAGAGTTGTATCGGACGCTGTTAAACTCGACACCATATCATACGAAGAAATGCTTGAACTGGCCGGGCAGGGCGCGCGCGTGATGCATAACCGCGCAGTTGAACTTGGACAGATATATGAAGTCGATATCCTGGTCGCAAACAGCGCCAGAGAAGTCCCCGGCACAATCATCACCAAGGAGGATCCTGAGATGGAAATTCGCAACCCCGTTCGGGGAATTGCTCACGATACAGGCGTAACGAGATTCACGGTTGTAGCCATACCTGACCAACCCGGTGTGGCTGCCAAAATCTTTCATGCGCCGTCACAGGCTAACGTCAATGTCGATGTGATCGTGCAAAACGTCAGCACCGAGGGTCACGCGGACATATCGTTCACCGTGTCTGATGCCGATTACGAAAAAACCAAGAAAGCACTGGAACCGGTCGTCGCTGAGCTGGGCGCAAAAGAACTGCTGGCCGATCAGACACTGGCTAAGATCTCCATCGTCGGAAGCGGCATACGAAACCATCCGGGTTACGCCGACAAAATGTTTCAGGCTCTTGCAGGCGAAGAAATCAACATCCTGTCCATCGCCACAAGCGAGATCCGCATAACATGCCTTATCGAACGCGAGAAAGTCAAACAAGCCGTGCGTGCCCTGCATAAGGTCTTTGAGCTGGAGAAAGTATAG
- a CDS encoding PAS domain-containing protein, translated as MIDIELMQAILDSMKDPVVYVDCDHIVRYMNKPAVANYAKWGNIIGKSIFDCHNACSQEVIREVYSAFEQGEDERMISDNEKHRVYMRAVRDDNGKLIGYYERYEPPVK; from the coding sequence ATGATAGACATTGAATTGATGCAGGCAATATTGGACAGTATGAAAGACCCCGTCGTATATGTGGACTGCGATCACATTGTCCGCTATATGAACAAACCCGCCGTCGCTAACTATGCCAAATGGGGGAATATCATAGGCAAGTCTATCTTCGACTGCCACAATGCATGTTCGCAGGAAGTGATACGCGAAGTATACTCGGCATTCGAGCAGGGCGAAGATGAGCGCATGATCTCAGACAACGAAAAGCACCGAGTGTATATGCGCGCAGTTCGAGATGATAACGGAAAGCTCATTGGCTATTATGAAAGATATGAGCCGCCGGTAAAGTAA
- a CDS encoding MATE family efflux transporter: MEQSEQSSASKHGRDMTSGSIPRHLIHFSLPMLAGNIVQTAYSIVNAIWVGKGLGKADLAAVTVSMPIVFLLMTIAIGLTMGTSILISQFAGARNYRRLRDVVQTSTVLVIGFSIVLFVIGELATPWIMRQIQTPANVYDLAVNYMRIFLCTLPFTYATFLAVSMLRGVGDSKTPLYFQVGSLLLTAIFDPILMFGWLGFPRLGLNGTAVASVAMQALGVFATFYYLSKCDHLVAPDWLHLRVDWLTMGLIIKIGFPTILQQSLVSIGQIVVIGLVNSYGENATAAFGASMRLDQLAVLPALTFNAAVATVVGQNIGAGHISRVKDVFKWSIIICGGLTLFVSTLALTMPQILLKMFLNESSVMEIGVTYMHVAAINYLCFAVMLIANGVINGSGHTIITTLITLISLWLARVPLAVFLSHRLHRVQGIWYAIAISAFVGMIASLVVYYSGLWKRPVVSRDILAVDSSVIAKDLE, translated from the coding sequence ATGGAACAATCAGAGCAATCATCTGCCTCAAAACATGGCCGCGACATGACGAGCGGGAGTATCCCGCGCCACCTCATTCATTTTTCGCTTCCGATGCTGGCAGGCAATATAGTGCAGACGGCATACAGCATTGTCAATGCCATCTGGGTAGGCAAGGGCTTGGGCAAGGCGGACCTTGCTGCGGTAACTGTCAGCATGCCGATAGTGTTCTTGCTTATGACGATTGCCATTGGGCTTACCATGGGCACCAGCATTCTAATTTCTCAGTTTGCCGGGGCACGCAACTACCGCAGGCTGAGGGATGTTGTGCAGACCTCCACCGTGCTGGTTATCGGTTTTAGCATAGTCTTGTTTGTGATTGGGGAGTTGGCGACTCCCTGGATCATGCGCCAGATACAGACACCGGCGAACGTATACGATCTTGCCGTGAATTATATGCGCATATTCCTGTGCACTCTGCCGTTTACATATGCAACTTTTCTTGCGGTATCCATGCTCAGAGGGGTAGGCGACTCCAAGACTCCGCTCTATTTTCAGGTAGGCTCTCTGCTGTTGACGGCGATATTCGACCCGATACTTATGTTTGGCTGGCTCGGCTTCCCGCGTTTGGGGCTTAACGGAACGGCTGTCGCCAGCGTGGCGATGCAGGCGTTGGGGGTTTTTGCCACATTTTACTATCTCAGCAAATGCGATCACCTGGTTGCCCCCGATTGGCTGCATCTACGTGTGGACTGGCTCACGATGGGGCTCATAATCAAGATCGGGTTTCCGACCATCCTCCAGCAGTCATTGGTGTCCATCGGCCAGATCGTGGTCATCGGTCTGGTGAACAGCTACGGTGAAAATGCCACAGCGGCGTTCGGCGCATCTATGCGATTGGACCAGCTTGCAGTGCTTCCGGCATTGACGTTTAATGCCGCAGTGGCCACGGTTGTGGGTCAAAACATAGGCGCCGGGCATATCAGCCGTGTCAAGGACGTTTTCAAGTGGTCCATCATCATCTGCGGCGGTCTGACTTTGTTTGTCTCCACGCTTGCCCTGACCATGCCTCAAATCCTGCTCAAGATGTTTTTGAACGAGTCGAGCGTAATGGAGATAGGTGTGACGTATATGCATGTTGCCGCAATAAACTACCTGTGCTTTGCAGTCATGCTTATCGCGAACGGAGTCATCAACGGCTCAGGTCACACAATTATAACCACACTTATTACTCTGATCTCGTTATGGCTGGCGCGCGTGCCTCTGGCTGTATTTCTTTCTCACAGGCTGCACAGGGTCCAGGGAATCTGGTATGCCATTGCTATCAGCGCCTTCGTCGGGATGATCGCAAGCCTGGTTGTCTATTATTCCGGTCTGTGGAAACGGCCCGTGGTGTCCCGTGATATATTGGCAGTGGATTCTTCAGTGATCGCAAAAGATCTGGAATAA
- the hpnI gene encoding bacteriohopanetetrol glucosamine biosynthesis glycosyltransferase HpnI, producing the protein MSAASILFLALAAVGALYYILSTAALIRHFRKAASSRLSPAKRNILKVSILKPVRGIDSRASENFISFMDQDYTDYEVLFGVLDENDPSVEILQDITAGKLHASIYTGSSIDGFNNKVRILHTLFERSVGDIIAIADADTRATPDFIDRLIASFDEPNVGMVTCMYKGINDHGIADMLEALHMTCVFAPGVASANAMGKIDFGLGASMAVRREVIEKIGGFETIANYLADDFQLGRKTTQVGYDVALSDYVIDINLSGEKIAHVMQRELRWSVTTRVSRPAGHFGLIFTFGFAYALMFAASVGFGLLGWSILIGVSIIRLATAYIGSVVCLGDNHFLKRAWLIPVRDLLSFAIWVAGYFKRSVTWRDRKLVLAKDGRITRVK; encoded by the coding sequence GTGAGCGCTGCGAGTATCTTGTTTCTGGCACTGGCAGCGGTTGGCGCGCTCTATTACATATTGTCGACTGCTGCGTTGATCCGGCATTTCAGGAAAGCCGCATCATCCCGACTATCCCCCGCAAAGAGAAATATCTTAAAAGTCAGCATCCTGAAACCGGTCAGAGGAATAGACTCACGGGCAAGCGAAAATTTCATATCATTCATGGATCAGGATTACACGGACTATGAAGTGCTCTTTGGAGTGCTCGATGAGAATGATCCATCTGTCGAGATATTACAAGATATCACGGCAGGCAAACTTCATGCGTCAATATACACCGGCAGCAGCATTGACGGGTTCAACAACAAAGTCAGAATACTCCACACACTCTTTGAGCGTTCGGTGGGTGATATCATCGCAATTGCCGATGCGGACACACGCGCAACACCCGATTTCATCGATCGGCTTATTGCTTCGTTCGATGAGCCGAATGTCGGGATGGTCACATGTATGTATAAAGGTATCAACGACCATGGCATCGCAGATATGCTCGAAGCGCTCCACATGACATGCGTATTCGCGCCGGGTGTGGCGTCGGCAAATGCAATGGGCAAAATAGACTTCGGCCTCGGAGCATCTATGGCAGTCCGACGTGAAGTGATAGAGAAAATTGGAGGATTTGAGACCATCGCAAACTACTTGGCGGATGACTTCCAACTCGGCAGGAAGACGACCCAAGTCGGATATGATGTGGCTCTATCAGACTATGTGATCGACATCAACCTCTCGGGCGAAAAAATAGCACATGTAATGCAAAGAGAACTCAGATGGTCCGTCACAACCAGAGTGAGCAGACCTGCGGGTCACTTCGGCCTTATATTTACATTCGGGTTTGCCTATGCGCTGATGTTTGCCGCATCGGTCGGGTTCGGCTTGCTCGGATGGTCGATATTGATCGGCGTATCTATTATCAGACTCGCGACGGCGTATATCGGCTCGGTCGTATGTCTTGGCGACAACCACTTTTTGAAGAGAGCATGGCTGATTCCTGTTCGCGATCTGCTCTCATTTGCAATATGGGTCGCGGGATATTTCAAAAGAAGCGTGACCTGGCGGGATAGAAAACTGGTACTTGCAAAAGATGGAAGAATCACAAGAGTAAAATAG
- the hpnK gene encoding hopanoid biosynthesis-associated protein HpnK, with amino-acid sequence MFRKLLIINADDFGASNGVNTAVAHVRREGLITSASIMVTGDAFDKAVIIAKNDPQLAVGLHLALSNARSMLDRKYIPDIVDKCGRFGDNPAACACKYYFSRRAKAQIRSEVEAQFDAFAQTGLPLSHVDGHQHLHMHPAVLPTVIEMAKQYGAHGIRLPHDPLMVNMQVDRTRLVLKIVTAIGHGYLAWMGENTLRECGLSTCEMSIGAMMSGDMKIDHVIGMLGRIRAQSVEIFFHPCASERTDPQGPNQGDMQTLLDARLKEYVIANGYVPATYADLKPEVER; translated from the coding sequence ATGTTTCGTAAACTGCTGATAATCAATGCCGATGACTTCGGCGCATCAAATGGAGTAAACACCGCCGTCGCGCATGTGCGCCGCGAAGGGCTGATTACGAGCGCCAGCATTATGGTGACCGGGGATGCATTCGATAAAGCAGTGATAATCGCCAAAAACGATCCACAGCTTGCAGTGGGACTACACCTTGCACTGAGTAATGCACGCAGCATGCTCGATCGGAAATATATCCCGGATATCGTCGATAAATGCGGCAGGTTCGGCGATAATCCTGCCGCATGCGCATGCAAATACTACTTCAGCCGGCGTGCAAAGGCACAGATCAGATCGGAAGTTGAGGCTCAGTTCGATGCTTTCGCGCAAACAGGGCTGCCTCTATCCCACGTTGATGGGCATCAACATCTGCATATGCACCCCGCAGTGCTTCCAACAGTGATCGAGATGGCAAAACAATACGGAGCACATGGGATCAGGCTGCCGCACGACCCGCTGATGGTCAATATGCAAGTGGATCGCACACGTTTGGTGCTGAAAATCGTGACGGCTATTGGACATGGTTATCTGGCCTGGATGGGAGAAAATACGCTAAGGGAATGTGGCTTATCGACATGTGAAATGTCAATCGGGGCTATGATGAGCGGAGATATGAAAATCGATCATGTGATTGGGATGCTGGGCAGAATACGTGCGCAGAGCGTCGAGATATTCTTTCATCCATGCGCATCTGAACGGACCGACCCACAGGGTCCAAATCAAGGCGACATGCAGACACTGCTCGACGCGAGGCTGAAAGAGTATGTAATTGCAAACGGGTATGTGCCGGCTACATATGCAGACTTGAAACCGGAGGTGGAGCGGTGA
- a CDS encoding DegT/DnrJ/EryC1/StrS family aminotransferase translates to MKVPFYGHVRQYHNLKADIDKAIVDVLESGKYTMGPAMQSFEKEAAAYMGMKHCIGLNSGTDALWLTFIALGIGKGDEVITTSNTFFATAEAIWLVGATPVFVDCEADTRNIDVTKIEEKITSKTKAIIPVHLYGQPANMPEIAKIAKKHNLLVVEDCAQAFGSKGDTFKIGELSDAVATSFITAKNLGTFGDGGAVFTNRDDIVEPILKMRNHGSNKRSHHSVGWNSRLDDIHAAILSVKIKHIDEFNDNRIKWAKLYDKELAGTKIKLPYGKPGYRHIYHLYVIETAGRDDLQAFLNEKGITALTNYPIAIHEQEGFPFGPEQGWPYAGGDPKPVLPETEKNSANCLTLPIYPELTEEEVKYVAAAVLEWEKGPGAKYFK, encoded by the coding sequence ATGAAAGTACCTTTTTACGGCCACGTGCGTCAATACCACAACCTTAAGGCTGACATCGATAAGGCGATTGTCGATGTGCTTGAAAGCGGCAAGTATACCATGGGCCCGGCAATGCAGAGCTTTGAAAAAGAGGCGGCAGCCTACATGGGTATGAAGCACTGTATCGGCCTCAATTCCGGCACAGACGCTCTCTGGCTGACATTCATTGCTTTGGGGATCGGCAAGGGCGACGAAGTTATCACCACATCCAACACATTTTTTGCGACCGCCGAGGCCATCTGGCTGGTTGGCGCGACACCGGTCTTTGTAGACTGCGAAGCCGACACCCGCAACATAGATGTCACCAAGATCGAGGAGAAGATCACATCCAAGACCAAGGCAATCATTCCGGTCCACCTCTACGGCCAGCCGGCAAATATGCCCGAGATAGCAAAAATAGCCAAGAAGCATAATCTGCTTGTAGTCGAGGATTGCGCTCAGGCATTCGGTTCAAAGGGCGACACATTCAAGATCGGCGAGCTTTCCGATGCAGTCGCCACCAGTTTCATAACGGCCAAGAACCTCGGCACATTCGGTGACGGCGGCGCGGTCTTCACAAATCGTGACGACATCGTCGAGCCGATCCTCAAAATGCGCAATCATGGTTCCAACAAGCGTTCCCACCACAGCGTAGGCTGGAACAGCCGTCTGGACGATATTCATGCAGCCATCTTGAGTGTGAAGATCAAGCACATCGACGAGTTCAATGATAACAGAATCAAATGGGCCAAGCTCTATGACAAGGAACTCGCCGGCACAAAGATCAAGCTGCCCTACGGCAAGCCCGGCTACAGGCACATTTATCACCTTTATGTGATCGAGACAGCAGGCAGGGATGATCTTCAGGCGTTTCTGAACGAGAAGGGCATCACAGCTCTGACCAATTATCCGATCGCTATCCATGAGCAGGAAGGCTTCCCATTCGGACCCGAGCAGGGCTGGCCATATGCGGGCGGCGATCCGAAGCCGGTTCTGCCTGAAACAGAGAAGAACTCTGCAAACTGTCTCACCCTGCCGATCTATCCCGAGCTTACTGAGGAAGAGGTCAAGTATG